In the Juglans microcarpa x Juglans regia isolate MS1-56 chromosome 6D, Jm3101_v1.0, whole genome shotgun sequence genome, one interval contains:
- the LOC121234382 gene encoding nuclear transcription factor Y subunit B-3-like gives MADSDNESEGGGERAGNASANELSPREQDRFLPIANVSRIMKKALPANAKISKDAKETVQECVSEFISFITGEASDKCQREKRKTINGDDLLWAMTTLGFEDYVEPLKVYLQRFREMEGEKSVAVRDKDASAGGASSTGFGNGGGFEQPGGGGGVYGSSSGMGMMMHQGGHVYGSSGFHQQMGTTGSGFGGLGKSGTGYVGPGSNTGRPR, from the coding sequence ATGGCGGACTCAGACAACGAGTCCGAAGGAGGCGGTGAAAGAGCTGGAAACGCGTCGGCCAATGAGCTGTCACCACGGGAGCAGGACCGGTTCTTGCCGATTGCGAACGTGAGCCGGATCATGAAGAAGGCGCTGCCGGCAAACGCGAAGATCTCAAAGGACGCCAAGGAGACGGTGCAAGAGTGCGTGTCGGAGTTCATAAGCTTCATCACCGGCGAGGCATCCGACAAGTGCCAGAGGGAGAAGCGAAAGACGATCAACGGCGACGATCTGCTGTGGGCCATGACCACCCTCGGCTTCGAGGACTACGTGGAGCCCCTCAAGGTGTACCTGCAGAGGTTCAGGGAGATGGAGGGAGAGAAGAGCGTGGCGGTGCGTGACAAGGACGCCTCTGCCGGAGGCGCGTCCTCGACGGGTTTTGGAAACGGTGGTGGGTTCGAACAGCCGGGTGGGGGTGGCGGGGTATATGGGAGTAGTAGCGGGATGGGAATGATGATGCATCAGGGTGGACACGTGTACGGCTCCAGTGGGTTTCATCAACAGATGGGTACTACCGGTAGTGGTTTTGGCGGGTTGGGGAAGAGTGGGACCGGTTATGTTGGGCCTGGTTCGAATACGGGTAGGCCCAGAtaa